A window of the Candidatus Desulfatibia profunda genome harbors these coding sequences:
- a CDS encoding DUF5615 family PIN-like protein, giving the protein MKILLDTCVWGGARKDLEAAGHDVEWAGDWSEDPGDEKILAHAHREGRVLVTLDKDFGEMAIVRKTKHS; this is encoded by the coding sequence ATGAAAATCCTTTTAGATACATGTGTTTGGGGTGGTGCTCGAAAAGATCTTGAGGCCGCCGGCCATGATGTAGAGTGGGCAGGGGACTGGTCAGAAGACCCTGGTGATGAGAAAATCCTTGCACACGCCCACAGGGAAGGCCGTGTCCTTGTGACCCTGGACAAGGATTTTGGTGAAATGGCTATTGTACGGAAAACAAAACATTCAG